The sequence AGTCATTGTGAAATATTTTTAGGTAGAAAATAGTTCTTTGTCAGAGTGAAATATTTTCAGGAGTCGTAAAAAATGACTGTCAACCAATGACTTAATCTTTCAGCCCCGAATTTCGACCATTGGGCACAACGGCTGGGGGTTGGTAAAGTGCAGGAGTTTGAAAGGATTTTCTATCCAGCCCTACGAAGCTACGAAAAAGCGAGGTAATTTTCTGCTCCGCTATCAACCTGCATTTTATTAACCCCTTGTTACCCAACGTAATTTATATTTAGTCAATAATTTACAATCTTAACAAAAATACTATGAAGTAAAACTTTACTTCATAGTATTTAAGAATAATTAATTAGAACATTTTCAGTTATCCTTTTTTTGAAAAGGGTTATTTTTATAAAAACTATAACCACCAAAAATGATTAATAAGATTCCTATTGATAAGGAAGAATAGATTAAGGTATTATTAGGAACATAAACAGTCCTATACTTATCTTTTTCTTTACCAAAAGTTGAAGCATAACCAAATGGGTCTTTGGGCGGTGGTGCTTTATAAGTTCTTTTTGAGTAAAATAGGTTTGATTGTGAGGTTATTATTAAAATAATTCCACAAACTATCGAAATTATTGAAATGATTTGTTTCCTGTTCATATTATTTATTGTTTTACGAACTTATAATTCAAACCTTCGCCATATTCTCTAAGTTTTCTTGGATGAATATCTTTAAGAATCATTTCACTTTCTGAAATTGAGACAATTTCAAATGGGCCTAGAGCTATGTCATCTGGATCTATACGTTCGCTGCTGTCATAAATAACAAGTATTTTACCATCGGCATTTATGACATT comes from Candidatus Woesearchaeota archaeon and encodes:
- a CDS encoding DUF308 domain-containing protein; amino-acid sequence: MNRKQIISIISIVCGIILIITSQSNLFYSKRTYKAPPPKDPFGYASTFGKEKDKYRTVYVPNNTLIYSSLSIGILLIIFGGYSFYKNNPFQKKDN